The DNA segment TTTGAAAAATCCTATTGTTTTTTGAACCATAGAATTAGAAATGTGAAAATCATCTGCCCAGCATAATTCCTTTTCTTCAAGATGCTCATGAAAATCTTCGTTTTCAGCAATATATCTTAAAAATAGCTTACCGATAAATTTTTGATCTTCCTCAAAAGAATAGCCATCTTCTTTCATGAAATCCTGATACCTTTTACCGGCAGTCATTCTTTGAAAGGTTTTAACCATCAATTCATCGTATTTGTCCCATTTTAAATCCTGATGTTTAGAAGTAAAAGAAAGCCTTTCCTGATTTTCCTCAATTTTAATCAATACCTGATTAGTGATAAACTTTTTATTTGGATTTGTATCTAAGTCTGTTTTCAAATACTTATTCTTTCCAATTTCGATCTGTCGTTCTGCGAGATCTTTAAGCGCCACTAAGAAATTGAGCTGATAAATATATAAATGATATATTTTATCGATTTCTGAGAACATATTTTTCTCTAAAACATCAAATTTTATGGGGTTTTGATAATAAGAA comes from the Chryseobacterium sp. SNU WT5 genome and includes:
- a CDS encoding transcription antitermination protein NusB, producing MLGRRQIREKVVGSLYSYYQNPIKFDVLEKNMFSEIDKIYHLYIYQLNFLVALKDLAERQIEIGKNKYLKTDLDTNPNKKFITNQVLIKIEENQERLSFTSKHQDLKWDKYDELMVKTFQRMTAGKRYQDFMKEDGYSFEEDQKFIGKLFLRYIAENEDFHEHLEEKELCWADDFHISNSMVQKTIGFFKENEPSHTLIKMIKDEDDREFTRKLLKESLNHWEENEKKLEGRLVNWDLDRISLLDKIIIITAITELDYFPLTPARVIINEYIEISKVFSTDRSNIFINGILDKYTKDLNRS